The following coding sequences are from one Candidatus Neomarinimicrobiota bacterium window:
- a CDS encoding multicopper oxidase domain-containing protein, protein MYNSFLHIGPNKLLLATLIIFTIFGGGYILGQYEDENKAQTNESNSSLLGSARFQFNRPSMPRKPLEEVYDPTPPPARIPPGKPRLVEYTLVIAEDSIHEVAPGVKIPAWTFNGTVPGPILRATEGDTLRVTLINNGVFPHTIHFHGIHPADMDGVFELVPGGEKFIYEFIAEPYGVFPYHCHSNPVSQHLLNGLYGMMIIDPRTPRPEAQELAFVMSAFDTDRDGSADFYSWNGKAFQYAHNPVSLTLGKPVRMYVLNMFEEMMAPHIHANMFDLFPSGTSLEPQELTDVTDLAITERAIFEFTYKYPGTYMFQCHFSEHMEQGLMGWFNVQPSPPVN, encoded by the coding sequence TTGTACAATTCATTCCTTCACATTGGGCCGAACAAATTATTATTAGCAACACTGATAATATTCACAATATTTGGCGGTGGTTACATATTAGGGCAGTATGAAGATGAAAATAAGGCACAAACTAATGAATCCAATTCGTCATTATTAGGCAGCGCCAGATTTCAATTCAATAGACCCTCTATGCCCCGTAAACCGCTTGAGGAGGTTTATGATCCAACCCCACCTCCCGCGCGAATTCCGCCCGGTAAACCTCGTCTTGTTGAGTATACATTAGTAATTGCTGAGGATTCAATCCACGAGGTGGCTCCCGGGGTTAAAATACCTGCATGGACTTTTAACGGCACCGTACCTGGACCGATCTTACGGGCTACAGAGGGAGATACTCTACGGGTAACCCTTATAAATAATGGAGTGTTTCCTCATACAATTCATTTTCATGGAATACATCCGGCAGATATGGACGGTGTGTTCGAACTCGTACCCGGAGGTGAGAAATTTATATATGAATTCATTGCGGAACCCTATGGTGTATTCCCATATCATTGCCATTCTAATCCGGTATCACAGCACCTTCTAAATGGATTATACGGTATGATGATAATCGATCCACGTACGCCCCGTCCGGAGGCACAGGAGCTGGCATTCGTCATGAGTGCGTTTGACACCGACAGAGATGGGAGTGCAGATTTTTACTCGTGGAATGGCAAGGCTTTCCAATATGCTCACAATCCCGTTTCCCTTACTTTAGGAAAACCTGTAAGAATGTATGTACTGAACATGTTTGAAGAAATGATGGCTCCACACATCCACGCAAACATGTTTGATCTATTTCCTTCCGGAACTTCTCTTGAGCCTCAGGAACTTACCGATGTTACTGACCTTGCAATAACTGAAAGAGCAATATTTGAATTCACTTACAAATATCCGGGAACTTATATGTTTCAATGCCATTTCTCGGAGCATATGGAACAAGGTTTGATGGGCTGGTTTAATGTACAACCATCTCCACCCGTAAATTAG
- a CDS encoding metal-dependent transcriptional regulator produces MITSKVEDYLATIYRVTSENQKSTTTIIADKMRVTRGTVTSMFKKLAESELITHVLYKGVTLTATGKKIALEIIRHHRLIELYLQNTMGVPWEKVHEEADKMEHILSEEIEDKIDILLNNPTNDPHGAPIPTKDGYVSNDSFRRLSQAKKGEDLLIKRVEEEDSKKLIYLANKGLYPNTVLKVTNVEPFSGPITIEIDNTEIIVGNKIADSVYVDEMLTE; encoded by the coding sequence ATGATAACGAGCAAAGTTGAAGATTATCTGGCCACAATTTACAGAGTGACCTCGGAGAACCAGAAGTCTACTACTACAATTATAGCAGATAAAATGAGAGTCACGCGGGGCACAGTCACAAGTATGTTCAAGAAACTGGCTGAATCTGAATTAATTACTCATGTACTTTATAAGGGGGTGACGCTGACCGCGACTGGAAAAAAAATCGCATTGGAGATTATCAGGCATCATAGATTAATAGAGTTATATCTTCAAAATACTATGGGTGTTCCTTGGGAAAAAGTACACGAAGAAGCTGATAAAATGGAACATATTCTCTCTGAAGAAATTGAAGATAAAATAGATATACTATTAAATAATCCGACAAATGACCCGCATGGCGCCCCTATTCCGACGAAGGATGGCTATGTATCTAATGATAGCTTTAGACGGCTTAGTCAAGCAAAAAAGGGTGAAGATTTACTAATTAAAAGGGTCGAGGAAGAAGACTCCAAAAAGCTTATCTATCTGGCAAATAAGGGACTCTATCCTAATACCGTACTTAAAGTCACCAATGTTGAGCCGTTCAGTGGACCTATAACGATTGAAATTGATAATACTGAAATTATAGTAGGAAATAAGATAGCAGATTCAGTTTATGTAGATGAGATGTTAACTGAGTAA
- a CDS encoding Gfo/Idh/MocA family oxidoreductase: MKNIKPVKLGIIGCGIAAKALHYPALNTLQDKFKITTVCNHTEQKAREFSKIVGGVPYTLDYKELLAMEDIEAVDIVLPIHLNRLVVSDALNAGKHVIAEKPIAGNLSDAHDLVKLADSSKQVSMIAENYRYRKVFQRTKELIESDAVGDLNSFSWNIYYKLDENNEYARTQWRIDHKYEGGVITDAGVHNIAALRLLFGDIASGSALVWNVNSAVGRTDSIKLNFKTTNGINGSFNMSASVEGYSENRLLIFGNRGTISIRDDDIEVMNPEGESFKESMNDDGGFKAQFENFYDAVRNGSEVVSTFKEAYKDIEVLLNAYLSSESGIPFKIE; the protein is encoded by the coding sequence GTGAAAAATATTAAACCGGTAAAATTGGGTATAATCGGTTGCGGGATAGCAGCCAAAGCGCTCCATTATCCAGCATTAAACACACTACAAGATAAATTCAAGATAACTACTGTCTGTAATCATACGGAACAGAAAGCAAGGGAATTCTCGAAAATTGTCGGCGGTGTGCCTTACACCTTAGATTATAAGGAACTTCTTGCAATGGAAGATATAGAAGCCGTGGACATAGTTCTTCCTATACATCTGAATCGTTTAGTGGTTTCCGATGCTCTGAATGCGGGAAAACATGTAATAGCTGAAAAGCCCATCGCCGGAAATCTCTCTGACGCCCACGACCTTGTCAAACTCGCGGATAGTTCTAAACAGGTGTCTATGATTGCTGAAAATTACAGGTATAGGAAGGTGTTTCAAAGAACGAAAGAGCTTATAGAATCGGATGCTGTCGGTGACCTGAATTCCTTCTCTTGGAATATTTATTATAAACTGGATGAGAATAATGAATACGCTCGTACACAATGGAGGATCGATCATAAATACGAAGGCGGAGTTATCACTGACGCAGGCGTGCACAACATTGCGGCATTAAGACTACTTTTCGGCGATATCGCTTCAGGTTCCGCTTTGGTTTGGAACGTAAATTCCGCTGTTGGACGCACAGATTCCATTAAATTAAATTTTAAAACAACCAACGGGATAAACGGGTCGTTTAACATGTCAGCAAGCGTTGAAGGTTATTCAGAAAACAGACTGCTCATTTTCGGAAACAGAGGAACCATTAGTATTAGGGATGATGACATTGAAGTCATGAATCCTGAAGGAGAATCTTTTAAAGAATCGATGAATGACGATGGAGGATTCAAAGCGCAATTCGAAAATTTTTATGACGCTGTGCGAAACGGCAGTGAGGTGGTCAGCACATTTAAAGAGGCTTATAAAGATATTGAAGTTCTTCTGAACGCTTATCTCTCCTCTGAAAGCGGTATTCCCTTCAAAATAGAATAA
- a CDS encoding hemolysin III family protein, producing the protein MEAMIQYPTGEEKINIISHAIGFILSVVASVLLVIHAVLDGDVWHIVSFSIFGASLIILYAASTVYHSTEKPELRIRMKIIDHASIYVLIAGTYTPFTLVTLHGTLGWVIFGASWGLAFAGIILKLFFTGKYNLISTLMYLFMGWVIVFAIKPLINNLPSDGFLWVLAGGISYTIGAVSYSIKKLKFNHAIFHMFVLAGSFCHFIAVYFYVLP; encoded by the coding sequence ATGGAAGCTATGATACAATACCCGACCGGAGAAGAGAAAATCAACATCATTTCTCATGCAATCGGATTCATATTAAGCGTTGTTGCTTCGGTTCTTTTAGTTATACACGCAGTTCTGGATGGTGATGTTTGGCATATAGTCAGTTTTAGCATCTTCGGAGCAAGTTTAATCATATTATACGCTGCCTCAACAGTTTACCACAGCACTGAAAAGCCGGAGTTAAGAATAAGAATGAAAATCATTGACCACGCATCTATTTATGTTCTTATTGCAGGTACTTACACTCCTTTTACATTGGTTACTCTACATGGAACTTTAGGTTGGGTGATCTTCGGCGCTTCTTGGGGATTGGCATTTGCCGGAATAATATTGAAACTTTTCTTTACGGGGAAATACAATTTGATCTCAACTTTAATGTATCTGTTTATGGGTTGGGTCATTGTCTTCGCCATAAAACCATTAATAAATAATTTACCTTCAGATGGCTTCCTGTGGGTTCTTGCGGGAGGAATATCTTATACAATCGGCGCGGTTTCGTACAGCATAAAAAAATTAAAATTCAATCACGCCATCTTCCATATGTTTGTTTTAGCAGGTAGTTTTTGCCATTTTATAGCAGTGTACTTTTATGTGTTGCCCTGA
- a CDS encoding mechanosensitive ion channel family protein, with the protein MDNIKILLSNPYMKALTIVVVSVLAAAVIKWIFGGILHNAVKRTKTTFDDKLLDLLNKPVFYTVLLIGFNIAVHTLEIPDNLRYVLVGLIKTSVLLLWTGSALKFTTLFLKELSGNPESYKFVQPRTLVLFDNLGKIGILAGALYFFLLTWDINITAWLASAGIVGIAVGFAAKDSLANLFSGIFIMVDAPYKVGDFINLDGGERGRVTDIGLRSTRILTRDDVEITIPNSVIAGSKIVNESGGPNEKERIRISIGIAYGSDIDIVRETLVDIAKSNANVEDEPEPRVRFREFGESELSFQLLFWIAEPVLRGRVIDELNSEIYRMFKKRGIEIPFPQRIIHMRPAKED; encoded by the coding sequence ATGGATAATATAAAAATACTTCTTTCTAATCCCTATATGAAAGCGCTCACCATCGTAGTGGTATCAGTTCTTGCCGCCGCTGTCATTAAATGGATATTCGGCGGTATCTTACATAACGCCGTCAAACGAACTAAGACCACTTTTGACGATAAGTTGCTTGATTTGCTCAACAAGCCTGTCTTTTACACTGTTCTGTTGATTGGTTTTAATATCGCTGTTCACACACTTGAGATTCCCGATAATCTTCGATATGTCCTCGTGGGTTTGATTAAAACCTCCGTGCTTCTGTTATGGACCGGGTCAGCATTGAAATTCACTACCCTTTTCTTGAAAGAACTCTCCGGAAATCCGGAAAGCTATAAATTCGTTCAGCCGCGTACATTGGTGTTGTTTGACAATCTCGGCAAGATAGGAATTCTTGCGGGAGCTCTCTACTTCTTCCTGCTCACCTGGGATATCAACATAACTGCCTGGTTAGCGTCAGCGGGCATAGTGGGCATAGCGGTCGGTTTTGCAGCGAAGGATAGCCTGGCAAACCTATTCTCCGGAATCTTTATCATGGTGGACGCTCCTTACAAGGTGGGTGATTTCATAAATTTAGACGGAGGAGAAAGAGGAAGAGTAACCGATATCGGGCTCCGGAGCACTCGCATACTGACGAGAGACGATGTGGAGATCACTATACCCAATTCCGTAATAGCCGGCTCGAAGATAGTAAATGAAAGCGGAGGCCCGAACGAGAAAGAGCGCATACGAATATCCATAGGAATCGCCTACGGTTCCGACATAGATATTGTGAGAGAAACCCTTGTCGATATTGCCAAATCGAACGCCAATGTAGAGGATGAACCGGAACCGAGAGTTAGATTCCGGGAGTTCGGGGAATCAGAATTATCGTTCCAGCTGCTCTTCTGGATAGCGGAACCTGTCCTCCGCGGACGGGTAATTGATGAACTGAACTCAGAGATATACCGGATGTTCAAGAAAAGGGGGATCGAGATCCCATTCCCTCAAAGAATCATCCATATGCGTCCGGCGAAGGAAGATTAG
- a CDS encoding response regulator has product MEKINPQKFRLKIRYIIALSTIAILMTSGQILIHNSLVKLSSDSRIVNIAGRQRMLSQKLSKIALGIESAIPGSEREELLGDLEQSLSLWQESHFGLQYQGGKLKIPSDNSEKVRVLFSIIEPNFLAIQDASNSILELGKSRIKKHTSPDFSDFVETIMSNEKQFLTGMNDIVMQYDLEAKAKVNRLMLTEHILMALILSLLIFQGLFVFRPAQTRIKKTFDKLFEAKTLLKRHTEDLERIVEERTKEIQMSEEKYRNLVENSIDSIYILQKDKYVFVNSVWEKLFGYSNEEALSDKINYMDIVAPESKEYVIERCKVREENEIFVSNYEFKAITKSGELLDIEINTTPIKYNGRPAIHGIIRDITAEKREKAERLELQIKLHQAQKMESLGMLAGGVAHDLNNIIGPIMAYPDLIKMNLSDGKPVGKELDTIASSAQRAAHVISDLLALTRRGKYKMEPIDLNDLITEYQVSAEYSSIGTLYAKVKPNFQLSGDRLLFKGSEAHIPKVIMNLVNNAFESMPEGGVLSVKTYPIIVEDGELSDKNIPQGRYNLLTIEDQGEGIAKQNLSKIFDPFFTTKMKSGNNGTGLGLSVVYNVLKDHGAHIDVESEVGIGTKFSIYFPRINETKQTTSELSLDSKSSGNIFVVDDRKEQREIASLLLSNLGYKVESAGSGQEAIKYLNNNDTDLVWLDMILEDDMDGLDTYKEIIKIKPGQKTIIVSGYSETDRVKEAEKLGVNGFMQKPYKLDDIKKIIQTVLNGDKLGSVKSLA; this is encoded by the coding sequence ATGGAAAAGATAAATCCGCAAAAGTTTCGTCTTAAAATTCGCTATATTATTGCTCTGAGTACAATAGCAATTTTGATGACATCAGGCCAGATTCTTATCCATAATTCTCTTGTTAAATTATCCAGTGATTCCCGCATAGTTAATATTGCTGGGCGCCAGCGGATGTTAAGCCAAAAATTGAGTAAAATTGCTTTGGGAATCGAATCAGCAATTCCCGGCTCTGAACGGGAAGAATTGTTAGGGGATTTGGAGCAATCGTTATCTCTCTGGCAGGAATCACATTTCGGGTTGCAATACCAAGGTGGCAAATTAAAAATTCCGAGTGATAACAGTGAGAAAGTTAGGGTATTATTTTCTATAATAGAGCCGAATTTCTTGGCTATTCAAGACGCTTCTAACAGTATATTGGAGTTGGGAAAGAGCCGGATTAAAAAACATACTTCTCCGGATTTTTCAGATTTTGTTGAGACAATAATGAGCAACGAAAAGCAATTTCTCACAGGAATGAACGACATAGTTATGCAGTATGACCTTGAAGCCAAGGCAAAAGTAAACAGATTAATGTTGACCGAACATATATTGATGGCGCTAATCCTGAGTTTATTAATCTTTCAGGGATTGTTTGTTTTCAGACCTGCGCAAACAAGAATTAAAAAAACTTTTGATAAGTTATTCGAGGCTAAAACACTTCTCAAAAGGCACACAGAAGACTTAGAAAGGATAGTCGAGGAACGTACAAAAGAGATTCAGATGTCGGAAGAGAAATACCGGAATCTCGTAGAGAATTCGATAGACTCTATTTATATACTGCAGAAAGACAAGTACGTATTTGTGAACTCTGTTTGGGAGAAACTTTTCGGCTATTCGAATGAGGAAGCTCTTTCTGACAAAATTAATTATATGGATATTGTGGCGCCGGAAAGTAAGGAATATGTTATTGAGCGTTGTAAAGTAAGAGAAGAAAATGAAATATTCGTAAGTAATTATGAATTCAAAGCGATAACGAAGTCAGGCGAATTATTGGATATCGAAATAAATACGACGCCTATCAAATATAACGGAAGACCGGCGATACATGGGATAATTAGAGATATAACAGCTGAAAAACGAGAGAAAGCTGAGAGATTGGAACTTCAAATTAAACTCCATCAAGCGCAAAAAATGGAGTCGCTTGGAATGTTAGCAGGAGGGGTAGCCCATGACTTGAATAATATCATCGGTCCTATTATGGCATATCCCGACCTGATAAAGATGAATTTGTCTGACGGTAAACCTGTAGGCAAAGAATTGGACACCATAGCTTCTTCAGCCCAAAGAGCAGCTCACGTCATATCAGACCTGTTGGCTTTGACACGTCGCGGCAAGTATAAGATGGAACCGATAGACTTGAATGATCTTATCACCGAATATCAAGTATCAGCTGAATATAGTTCAATCGGCACACTATATGCCAAAGTAAAACCTAACTTTCAACTTTCAGGAGACAGACTGCTCTTTAAGGGCTCCGAAGCCCATATTCCCAAAGTAATAATGAATCTTGTTAATAATGCTTTTGAGTCTATGCCGGAAGGAGGGGTGCTCAGTGTCAAAACCTATCCAATCATTGTAGAAGATGGAGAATTAAGCGATAAGAATATTCCTCAAGGAAGATATAATCTGCTGACAATAGAAGATCAAGGTGAGGGTATAGCTAAACAGAATTTATCTAAGATTTTCGATCCCTTTTTTACCACAAAGATGAAATCAGGAAATAACGGTACAGGATTGGGACTGTCGGTAGTTTACAATGTACTTAAAGATCATGGGGCACATATAGATGTGGAGAGTGAGGTTGGAATCGGAACAAAGTTCTCTATCTATTTTCCTCGAATCAATGAGACGAAACAAACTACATCAGAGCTAAGCTTAGACAGCAAAAGTAGCGGAAATATATTTGTAGTTGATGACAGGAAAGAACAAAGAGAGATAGCCTCATTACTGTTATCAAATTTGGGATATAAAGTAGAGAGCGCGGGAAGTGGCCAAGAGGCGATTAAATATCTTAACAATAATGATACAGATTTAGTGTGGCTTGATATGATACTTGAAGATGATATGGATGGACTTGATACATACAAAGAGATAATTAAAATAAAACCCGGGCAGAAAACCATTATAGTTAGCGGCTATAGTGAAACCGATAGGGTTAAAGAAGCAGAAAAGCTCGGCGTAAATGGATTTATGCAGAAACCGTATAAATTGGATGATATTAAAAAAATAATACAAACGGTATTAAACGGTGATAAACTTGGTTCGGTAAAAAGCTTAGCTTAA
- a CDS encoding PAS domain-containing protein has product MAVVLLSLWHPSNKYTIGVAVISSLLTVLGYLLSPEGGLFWMILYNRILALSAIWVTAILTIKRKKVEFELQKSERGLKRVLQIAKLGHWEWNILTEETVFSDEYHKIFNLEKDKSYSTDEILELIHPDDKARYLEILENSIKEKKGLTADYRIVLDSNEIKHIHSEWKVYADSENNPIKMAGTVQDITEQKKVLDDLTVSELNLNKAQEMAHVGSWDLDLRTNRLNWSDEVYRIFGLTPQEFGATYEAFVEAIHPDDREMVNEAYQEAVKNNSPYEVVHRVLRPDGEIRIVRERSEEILDSTGHAIRSVGTVHDITEMEESIRRAKKERNHFDKLLESLGEVVFIMNFGNRVIERVNSEIKSVFGYESYECVGQSTRMLCQNEEDFIEFGNKLQEAIKRGDEVVHIKQTFVKKNGETFPSEITLSFLKEAGKITHVISVVRDVSESERAERALRESEKRNLRAQEKAHLGHWDWNVVTNEAIVSDEFIRIWNQNREENDKPSSLEDFMESVHPEDKETVLNAVDMALKNIEEYDIDFRVVMPDNTIKWVNSAGDVTFDSEGKPVRMVGTLQDITERVKSELALREAKDKLEEKVRERTLELEKSHGNLKKSLEEKELLLKEIHHRVKNNLQIISSLLNLQANAIKDKNIVKNLMDMRSRVQSMSLIHENIYRSDDLSKVDVNNYVAMLTENLIQTYSEEGKSIKIRSKVGDITLDIDKAIPLGLIITELVTNAMQHAFIEKKSGIIDINLSEFNNTLEMIISDNGDGLTEGTGINEKGNLGFMLVKTLSDQLDADLDVKVSNGTKYTMSFAK; this is encoded by the coding sequence ATGGCAGTAGTACTTCTTTCACTGTGGCATCCGAGTAATAAATATACAATTGGTGTTGCAGTAATCTCCTCGTTATTAACAGTGTTAGGATATTTACTATCGCCTGAAGGTGGTTTATTTTGGATGATTTTATATAATAGAATTTTGGCACTTTCCGCCATATGGGTAACGGCGATTTTAACAATTAAACGTAAAAAAGTCGAGTTTGAGTTACAAAAGAGCGAGCGAGGCCTCAAAAGAGTATTGCAGATTGCAAAGTTAGGACACTGGGAGTGGAATATTCTGACAGAGGAAACCGTTTTTAGCGACGAATATCATAAAATATTTAATTTAGAGAAGGATAAATCGTACAGCACTGATGAAATTCTAGAATTAATCCATCCTGATGATAAGGCAAGATATTTGGAAATACTGGAAAATTCAATAAAAGAGAAGAAAGGTCTGACCGCCGACTACCGGATTGTATTAGATAGTAATGAAATAAAACATATCCATTCTGAATGGAAGGTTTACGCAGACTCTGAGAATAATCCAATCAAGATGGCGGGGACCGTACAGGATATAACCGAACAAAAAAAAGTGCTTGATGACCTGACTGTCAGTGAATTGAACCTTAATAAAGCGCAGGAAATGGCTCATGTGGGTAGTTGGGATTTAGACCTCCGCACAAACAGACTTAATTGGTCAGATGAAGTTTACAGGATATTCGGATTAACACCGCAAGAGTTCGGCGCTACCTACGAAGCATTTGTAGAAGCAATACATCCCGATGACAGAGAAATGGTGAACGAGGCATATCAGGAAGCAGTAAAAAACAATTCTCCATATGAAGTTGTTCACCGGGTTTTAAGACCTGATGGAGAAATTCGAATCGTTCGTGAGAGATCAGAGGAAATTTTAGATTCGACCGGGCATGCAATTCGCTCTGTGGGCACTGTTCATGACATAACCGAAATGGAAGAATCGATCCGGAGAGCAAAAAAAGAAAGAAACCATTTTGATAAACTGCTTGAATCGTTAGGAGAAGTGGTTTTCATAATGAATTTTGGTAATAGGGTGATAGAAAGGGTCAATTCCGAAATAAAATCTGTTTTCGGCTATGAGAGCTACGAATGTGTTGGACAATCAACAAGGATGCTCTGTCAAAATGAAGAAGATTTCATTGAGTTTGGAAATAAGTTACAAGAAGCAATTAAACGGGGTGATGAAGTTGTTCACATAAAGCAAACATTTGTGAAGAAAAATGGAGAAACGTTTCCTTCGGAAATTACACTTTCCTTTTTAAAGGAGGCAGGTAAAATAACGCACGTCATTTCTGTTGTTCGAGATGTTTCCGAGAGTGAACGAGCCGAACGCGCCTTGCGAGAAAGCGAAAAAAGGAATCTCAGGGCTCAGGAAAAAGCTCATTTGGGTCATTGGGATTGGAATGTTGTTACAAATGAAGCAATAGTGTCAGACGAATTTATAAGGATATGGAATCAAAACAGAGAGGAAAATGATAAACCTTCCTCTCTTGAAGATTTTATGGAATCGGTCCACCCTGAGGACAAAGAAACTGTCTTGAATGCGGTAGATATGGCATTAAAAAATATTGAAGAATATGATATTGATTTTCGTGTGGTAATGCCGGATAATACAATTAAATGGGTGAACAGCGCGGGGGATGTGACCTTTGATTCCGAAGGCAAACCCGTGCGAATGGTTGGAACCCTTCAGGATATTACCGAGCGCGTCAAATCTGAATTAGCGTTGAGAGAAGCAAAGGATAAATTGGAGGAAAAAGTAAGAGAAAGAACCTTGGAGCTTGAGAAATCCCATGGGAATTTGAAAAAATCATTAGAAGAAAAAGAATTGTTACTTAAAGAGATTCATCATCGGGTGAAAAACAATCTTCAGATTATATCAAGTCTTCTGAACCTGCAGGCAAACGCGATTAAAGATAAAAATATTGTAAAAAATCTTATGGATATGAGAAGCAGGGTTCAGTCTATGTCACTGATTCATGAGAATATATATAGATCAGATGATCTTTCTAAAGTCGATGTTAATAATTACGTTGCGATGTTAACAGAAAATCTGATACAAACTTATTCGGAAGAAGGGAAATCTATAAAGATACGGAGTAAAGTCGGGGACATCACATTGGATATTGATAAGGCTATCCCACTCGGGTTGATAATTACAGAGTTAGTCACGAATGCCATGCAGCATGCGTTTATAGAGAAAAAAAGCGGTATTATCGATATTAACTTGAGCGAATTTAATAATACTCTTGAAATGATAATCAGCGATAACGGCGATGGATTAACCGAAGGCACAGGTATTAATGAGAAAGGGAATCTCGGTTTTATGTTAGTAAAAACTCTTTCCGATCAACTTGATGCCGACCTTGATGTGAAAGTTAGTAACGGAACCAAGTATACAATGAGTTTTGCTAAATAA
- a CDS encoding response regulator, whose amino-acid sequence MDKKSKILIIEDERIIAEDISLTLQTLGYNVCAIGSTGEEAVSLAKNLKPDLILMDIRLKGKMDGIQAAEKILSSSRIPIIYVTAYADEKTLQRAKITEPYGYVLKPIRQIELHSAIEIGIYKHEMEEKLKESELKIEREKLNTIKELGGAVAHEFNQPLQSLMILSKLMLTESKAKREEISVQLFKDVERMSVLVQRLLNLHTVKTKSYAGKSKIIDLLGSSKFHISTKKSVLLIDDEESILNLLSRIIEKEGYDIDRANSGKKAISLLNKNDYGLVICDIQLPDLSGVDLYQQSRKMNKKTPFVFISGYTVDEIGKSVIDSSAGFLAKPFKVSDILEILNSVFKA is encoded by the coding sequence TTGGATAAAAAGTCAAAAATACTAATAATTGAAGATGAAAGAATAATCGCTGAAGATATTAGCTTAACTCTCCAGACCCTTGGCTATAATGTTTGCGCAATTGGCTCTACAGGCGAAGAAGCGGTTTCGCTGGCAAAAAATTTAAAGCCTGATTTGATTCTTATGGATATTAGGCTAAAAGGGAAAATGGACGGTATTCAGGCAGCGGAAAAGATTTTGAGCAGTTCGAGGATACCAATTATCTACGTAACCGCATATGCCGATGAAAAAACTCTTCAAAGAGCGAAAATTACCGAGCCTTACGGTTATGTTCTGAAACCTATACGGCAAATTGAGCTGCATTCAGCAATCGAAATTGGAATATACAAGCATGAGATGGAGGAAAAACTTAAAGAGAGCGAATTGAAAATTGAAAGAGAAAAACTAAATACAATTAAGGAGTTGGGAGGAGCAGTAGCACACGAATTTAATCAACCCTTACAATCTCTTATGATATTATCAAAACTCATGTTGACTGAATCAAAAGCAAAGAGAGAGGAAATATCAGTACAACTTTTTAAGGATGTTGAAAGAATGTCAGTACTGGTTCAAAGGCTGCTGAACTTACACACAGTAAAGACTAAATCCTACGCCGGAAAAAGTAAAATAATAGATCTCCTTGGCAGCAGTAAATTTCACATATCCACAAAAAAAAGCGTGCTACTTATAGACGATGAAGAGTCTATTCTCAATTTGCTCTCCAGGATTATAGAAAAAGAGGGTTATGATATTGATAGAGCCAATAGCGGCAAAAAAGCAATATCATTGTTAAATAAGAATGATTACGGGTTAGTAATTTGTGATATTCAGCTACCCGATTTGTCGGGCGTGGACTTATATCAACAATCCCGCAAAATGAACAAAAAAACTCCATTTGTATTCATTTCCGGATATACTGTAGATGAGATAGGAAAATCAGTAATAGATAGTTCTGCAGGATTTCTTGCTAAGCCATTTAAGGTTAGTGATATTTTGGAAATTCTGAATTCTGTATTCAAAGCGTGA